In Castor canadensis chromosome 6, mCasCan1.hap1v2, whole genome shotgun sequence, the genomic window TGCACTCTCAGCAGGACAAGTTTAAACTTCCTAGATTAGGAACAACAACCTACAGAGAACAGTGATGGCTGGAAATGAGTATGACACCAACAATGGAGAGAGGCAAGTACATTTGTTGTAGCCTCCCTCCCGAGTGACTATACCTTCTTTGTCACAACAAGCATAATTTCTTTCTGGAAATGGTGTGAGTGTTTAAAATGCAGCATTACACAGGACTACTGGGATGAATGAGAATTGGCACAACAGGTTTAACTGCTGATACaaatccttcttcctctcttgctGGACAAGAATCCCCCAAGGGGACATTTGGAGGCTAGTGATCCACTCTGCCTTAAAGGAAAAGGTGAAGTCAAAGACAGTAAACTTACGCCTTTTCTGTCTTGAAAGACTTGTCACACGCTGGGCAGTAAAGGTCATCATAGAGCTCAGCCTCCTCGGCCTCATCACTTTCCTTACCTGTGGGAGGAAACTTATGGTAAGAATCCTGTTTGATCACAATACCAATTACATCTTCTTAGTAAAGACTTCAAGTTGCAGACAAATTAGAACTTAaagtttttgtatttcttttcaaagaaacaaatgcCATTAGGACTTGAGCTGGGCTTTTAAGAGCATCACTGCACTATATAAAGGAAGACATCAAGTAAATCACTTTATCCTTCAAGTTCTTTTCATAAGTCTGCTTACAAGAAGATTCAGAAAACCTTGAGTTACTGTgaactaagtttaaaaaaaaaaaaatcaagtgataCTTTAAAAGACTGATCATGAGGCAGTTTTTTCAACACAGGTTTTTTTAGTTTACCTCAATCGAGATTTGACTCAAACACATTTATAATTTACAACTGTTACCTACTCTTACATGCTTAAACTTAGCTTATAACATTCCATCACTGGACAAGTCATAAAAAGCAAATTATACATAAAGATTTGCACTGTCTTTAGAGggctttgtttttaaataacattgaGGCTTTACTACAACAGAATAATTATTATCAATACACAAATTCCAAGTGACTAAAAAAGTCAAACAGAATTCTCTGTATAAACAATCCCATATTCTACTATTTAAGAAATAAGCAAGTAGGGCTGGgcagtagttcaagtggtagagcacctgtctggcatgcgcaagaccttgagttcaaaccccagcattactaaacaaaaagaaaaaaaggaataagcaAGTAAACTGATTACCATTTAAGATTCATTATTACATCAATAAAGATCTGAAGGTACCTTTTTCATATTCTTGGCTTTGGTTCTTTATAATGTTAAAGTCTAGTTCATTAGTCCTCCCTTAACTACGTAGCATTTTTCAAGGCCCATggtggatgcctgaaacctcaGAAAGTACAGAACGCCATAACTTAATGCCTTTTCATCTTAACTATGAATTTATCATGAACTGTGCCCATAACTTTGCACTTTGATGTTCGACAGCAAAACCAgcatgatttttctttatttctcttcacAATCTCATGGTTTGATTCATTCTTATTAGAGAGCTTAGCAACCTAAgcgtatgatttttttttcctttcctttttaaagttgagaaattaacatttaaagaaaGTATTTTATGGCTACTCCTGGAATAATGAAAACTGCCAATGTTGCTACTCTTGTGGTTTAGGGCcattattaagcaaaataaggatTACTTGCCCACAAGTACTCAGTGTGATACTAGGACACTCATCTGATACCCTAGATGGTTACTTGGTGACTAACAGGTAGGTAGCATAAAATGTGTTGATACTCTGGACAGAGGAGTGATTCCCTTTCCAGGTGGGATAGGATGGAACAGGGCAGTGCAAGATTTTATCACACAACTCAGACTAAATCACAATTTAAAACTAATGagctatttctggaatttttattttaatattttcaggtcACAGTTGCCCTGGAGTAAGGACAAGGGAGGGCTGCTGTATGCAGTATGCTTTTCCAATTATGTGTATACGTTCAACATACCATGTAGACAAAATAACCTTTAACTAGTCAATGCTGGATTAGAAGTAAAAAAAATCTGGACCTCagaatggtggtgcatgcctataatcccagctatgtgtggGAAACATAGGCAGATGATCAGTCTGATGCCACCACTGGGCAAAAATAAAGAcactatacaaaaaataattaaaagcaaaaaggagctagggcaaagctcaagtggtacaatgcctgcctagcaaatgtgaggctctaagttcaaactccaatgccacacacacacacacacacacacacacacacacacacacacatgaaaaagaaaaaaaagggtaatATCCCATAGCTTCTCAGATTCCTACCTTCTCTCCTCAGGAAAATGGATCTCATTCTATAAGCACAACCTACATTTAAGGAGTACTGTGTAAGGGTCAAGCAAGACGTTGTATGTGAAAGagcattataaattataaaagtgTGCAATCAGACCACATTTATCGAGCACACTTTTATACATACTACTTCTGATTCATTacaaaatacttcattttctagTCATTTTGAATAAATAAGTTTGTCATTTTATCCTATGAGTTACTGGTCTGAAAAACCACATTTAAAGATAAGTATAAACTATGTTTAGATCACTCAGTcttattcatcagagttgaagctAGTCTGGGAATTCAGATATGCAGCCTATTCTCAAACATACCTAAGCCTCATCTTTTTAGGTTGTCACTAGCCTGCACTCTAATGATTgaggcagagaaaagaaacattttggcACACCGACAGGAGCCTTTCCTTGGAGTCAGAAGTGAGAAGAGTAACTTACATGCACCAGACTCCTGAACAATATCTGCCTTTCTGGAAATAGTTGCCCTTAAAACTGGACCCACTGCTTAACTGCATTTTCTTTAATAGCCAGTTAGACACTTGTGAATACACCAACCTGTCATTACATTTATGCAGCCAGAAGCACAAATCATTTAGAATGTGGGCAGAACATGGTTTGTAATCAAATTACTAAACTACTTAAAGAGACTGCCCTTGTGAGGTCCATAagatattgtttttaatttttttatctgccATATTTAAAAATTGGGAGATGCCACATAAAAACCCAGATTTTCAGCTgcttacaaaaaacaaacaaaaaaagaaaactccagcatGATCCtcgcaacaatgagctagattcAGGAGTTCCCTGGGTTTTCATACTCTTACCCTTACTGTCTTACACTTGGGCCCCAAAGGCATCTGAGTGCATATCACTTAcggtaacatttatttttcaccatttgttaatgaatcaagaaaaaataCCATCCTGTCCTTCTCTGAGTCTGTGTTCCTCCACTTCGTTTTCATCTGATCCATCTCCAAACTCCTTCTCATACCGCACCTCCATCTCCCGGAGCTCCTTCTCCAAATCGGCCATGGTCATCCAGCTTTGCTCTCTGTACTGTTCTGCCAGTCTAAACACAAAGCAGCACCTCATTTATGCTGACTGCAGATAAGCATGCCTCTCCATGGTTCTTTCTTACTCCTTAGGCTTAAAATTACCCCAAGAGAGATTCTTCCTCCAAGTTGCCAATGCTTACAAACCCAAAACCTGTGCTTAGTTAAAACTGGGGCAAAGTTATGGAACTCTGTCACCTGGCTGGTGACGTACACCTTACATCTTACTAAGTtttaggctggaggagtggttcaagtggtaaagagcctgcctaacaaCTACAAGGCCCTGAcctcaaaccccataccaccatcaccaacaacagaaatttaaaagCTAAGTGTAAAAGtgctaattttcaaaatataataggTGAGTTGGGTAGAATTTTAATAAgtgaataatttataaaagaatgCTATAATGctctttataaaatgtattacaGTAACTCTGAACAACAAAACTGCAAAGGGATTAAAATGAACTCAATATTTCAGAGTACAACATGGTGACTAAAAGCAGGCTCTGGACAGATTTCTTGGGCCCCATTCCTGACTGATTTACTAGCTATGTGATATTGGGCCTGTCTGCCTCATTTCCTCACAAGTATGAGGAGGCTAAAATCAGAAGTTACTCACAGGACTGTTATCAGGAAAGCACTtagaatagggtcttgcagagtAAATTCAATTAACTTTAGTTACTATTAAATTTTAGAAGAACCGCTGAAGGATCTCAAGCATAAAGGGTCTCTACAGGAAAATATccaactcaaaataaaaatttttgccTAGTAGGTGAAAAATACACCACTTAATGCCAGGATTTaaaaaggggggagagggtgaaaCCAGAATGACTGAACACAACAAGAAAATATCATGTCAGGTACCTATTGCTGTTCCCTCTGACCTAGACCTAACAGGAAAAAGAGCCAGCCAGGCATCACATACTTGGCCTGCTTCAGCTTCTGTTGCCGCCTCATCTCCTCGGCTTTCCTGGCTTTCTCCGCATTCTGTTCCTCCACGAGTTTCCGATGAGCCTGCACTCTTTTATCTCTTTTACGAATGAAAGCTACCAGCTGACGTACAAgttcattcttctctttccttgCTTTGTCTcgaatctttttgttttctttttccatggcTCGTTTTTCCCAGCGGTTTGAAGCCTGCCGTGTGTCATATTCTTCCTTCCAAGCAAAATTCTTCTGAGTGCAGAAACTCTGCCAGTAAGCATAGAAAGGATGGACTATCTAGTGacaaagaaaatggataaaattctgttaatttttttacttaaatcTTTTTCAAAAggtaataaatattaatgattCAAACACattctatctttctttttccatgtgCACAACACTACTTTTCTTTGgtgatgctgggaatcaaatccaaggcctcatgcatgctaggcaagcactcactgAGCCACATCGCCAGTGCCTCATAtataaaacaatggaaaagaCAGTCCTTTTAAGGCTTTCCAGAATCAGTCAATCATTCTTCAAAACAgatttaatgagaaaagaaaagagttttacTGAGTGCCAAACAAGACTGTGgtccataaatgaataaaaaggtaAAGAGGGGAGGCTCAGACGGGAAAGCCGGGATGACAGGTCATGGGATAGGGACAGAACTAAGGAAAAGACACAGTGATAAATACTAATACGATGTAATACACTTTTCTTTTACCGTATCATAGTCACTCTGGGAGTCTCCAAAAGTTGGGAAATCCTCCATATCCTCCTCTAACACAGACTCTAGTTCTTCCTTTGCAATCATTTCAAAAACATTACGGTAGACAGCGTAaaagccctaaaaaaaaaaaaaaaatcagaaacacagtTCTTAATACTTTTGTAGTCTAATCACAGAGTAAGATATaggatgaaaaaaattcaaattgaagAATTACAGGACCTAGCTCTGGCCACTGAAAGTACATTTCATTTCAAGGGGAGGTTTTTATGTGCAGATTAAATATGAAAGCAGTGTATTTTTCAGATTACAAAATGAACACTGCTTTAATTTTTACTATAGAATAACTTTAAGAGCTCTCTTTATGTTTTGAGCTTTACATGTAGCTGCTTGCTAAGAAATTCAGAAGTCAACTCTTACCTTTTCATCATCCCCATAGCCAGAATAACAGGCAACAGTGAAATAGTGAAGCAAATCTAGGCTGTCATCTTGATAGTCTCCATCAAGCCCTCCTTTAAGTAAGGCCTCTCTATGATTATCAtacctaaaaaaatttaaaagtaaaagggaCACTGGTGAAGGCAGAATAAGTAAGAATTCAAAAGGACTCCTGACTCCAAATCAGTGTATGTATTAATGTGTCCGATCCACAGCCAAACAATATTAAGGAAATACGAACATGAAAAGACTTAAGTCTTTCACAGGACTGTTGATTAAAATTACACCTGCAACTTCTAAAACCTTATATAATTCTAGCAAAAATGAACAGAATTGACAAAGCCAGGGAATTTCTGATTCTTCTCAAAAGGTAGCTGCACTTCCACAGGAAAGAGACATTACTAAGTAGAACAGTATTGGACAACATGCACCATAATAAGATTCTTCCTATGTTTATGTAAACTTAATTGAGGAGCtttaaacacaaacacacacaattaCTCTTCATAATAACTGTAAAGGTAGCTATTATCATCTGTTTGATACAACAGGAAATTGCAGCTCAGTGACTTAAATACTTGTCCATAATCATGAAGTCCATAAGCAGC contains:
- the Dnajc21 gene encoding dnaJ homolog subfamily C member 21 isoform X2, coding for MKCHYEALGVRRDASEEELKKAYRKLALKWHPDKNLDNAAEAAEQFKLIQAAYDVLSDPQERAWYDNHREALLKGGLDGDYQDDSLDLLHYFTVACYSGYGDDEKGFYAVYRNVFEMIAKEELESVLEEDMEDFPTFGDSQSDYDTIVHPFYAYWQSFCTQKNFAWKEEYDTRQASNRWEKRAMEKENKKIRDKARKEKNELVRQLVAFIRKRDKRVQAHRKLVEEQNAEKARKAEEMRRQQKLKQAKLAEQYREQSWMTMADLEKELREMEVRYEKEFGDGSDENEVEEHRLREGQDGKESDEAEEAELYDDLYCPACDKSFKTEKAMKNHEKSKKHREMVALLKQQLEEEEENFSGPQTDENLLNANSEEVMDDTPKQKLSKKQKKKKQKPAENFDDNFNENGTEEGVKMDPEDTNSLNEDNAKELGDSPQENVTIEPCDDLKSEAKQVMFLSAVQPATVSFHPGINFLTT